gatgtggtcctattggcttcaccAGGTTCTTAAATTACTTAAGCAGGGTTCAAAAATCCAAGATAAGAAATAAAGCCAAACTTTCCCTAGTGCCATCAGTTCATCCTGGCTTTATTAGTTTCACAGAGGCCAGGCCATGATCAGGAACCAAGAACAGAAATCCAGCTTCCTCCCAGTTAGCACTGAGATATTCACAAATATATTGTGAATTCTGGTGTtactggttttcattttttcatttcatcttcCTTTTCTAACTTCCTTGTAATGTGTTCATTTGATGTTTTACTGTGACGCTCTTGGAGATTTCATCTGTAAAAACTGTCAGGTAAATATTTACAGACTTCCTAATTGTTCCTGattcctccacagagtggaccTGCAGAGCTCAGAAGTTCCCAGCCAGCAGCAccaaacacagctggactccatatttatggtctgCACGTGTACAACTGCTGCTATTCCATGGATTCTGTTCACAGTCATCTCCATGCTGCAACTTGCAGACAAATCTGTCTAACATTGATTTGATGTTTAGTTCCATGACTTCAGTCTGATGTGTCATTCGtatgttattttctttcagctgctggaggacaaaatTGTCGTGTTTGTGAAGAATGAACTGAAGAAGATCAAGAATGTTTTGATTCAAGATGACCCAGAGAGTCAAatagatgaggaggaggaggtggaaggTGAGGATGACGAgcagaggaagagcagcagagaggcagtgataGAGATCACGCTGAACTTCCTGAGGAtgatgaagcaggaggagctggctgaccGTCTGCAAAGAAGTAAGAGGATTTCTGCAAAGATTGGATCTGATGGAAAAATCATTCTaaactaaaatgtattaaaattatttattcttcaTTCAGAAACAATTCCTGCACCTTGTCAACTTAAATCTAGTCTGCAGAAGAAGTTCCAGTGTGTGTTTGAGGGaattgctaaagcaggaagtccaacccttctgaaccagatctacacagagctctacatcacagagggaggaactggagaggtcaatgatgaacatgagatcagacagattgaaacagcatccaggaaaccacacagagcagaaacaacaatcagacaagaagacatctttaaagtcccacctggaagagatcaaccaatcagaacagtgatgacaaagggagtggctggcattgggaaaacagtcttaacacagaagttcactctggactgggctgaagacaaagcccaccagaacatccagttcatatttccattcactttcagagaacTGAATgtactgaaagagaaaaagttcagcttggtggaatttgttcatcacttctttactgaaaccaaagaaatctgcagctttgaaaacttccaggttctgttcatctttgatggcttggatgagagtcgacttcctctggacttccacaacaaggagatcctgactgatgttacagagtccacctcagtggatgttctgctgacaaacctcatcagggggaaactgcttccctctgctctcctctggataaccacacgacctgcagcagccaatcagatcccttcTGAGTATGTTGGCATGGTGACAGAGATCAGAGGGTTCAGtgacccacagaaggaggagtacttcaagaagagattcagagatgaggaacaggccagcaggatcatctcccacatgaagacatcacgaagcctccacatcatgtgccacatcccaatcttctgctggatcacttctacagttctggaggatgtgttggagagCAGTGAGGGTGGAGAGTTGCCCAAcaccctgactgagatgtacatccacttcctggtggttcagaccaaaCTGAAGAAGGTGAAGTATGATgaaggagctgaaacagatccacactggagtccagagagcagaaagatgattgagtctctcggaaaactggcttttgatcagctgcagaaaggaaacctgatcttctatgaatcagacctggCAGAGTGTGGCATTGATATCAGAacagcctcagtgtactcaggagtgttcacacagatctttaaagaggaaagagggatgtaccaggacaaggtgttctgcttcgtccatttgagtgttcaggagtttctggctgctcttcatgttcatctgacctTCAACAACTCTGGGGTCaacctgatggaagaaacacaaacatctacAATATCTTtgaaatttaagattttagaaACAAAGTCcctccatcagagagctgttgaccaggccttGCAAagtccaaatggacacctggacttaTTCCTACGCTTCCTCttgggactttcactgcagaccaacCAGAGACTCCTACAAGGTCTGCTGACACAGGCAGGAAGTAGCtcacagaccaatcaggaaacagttcagtacatcaaggagaagatcagtgagaatgtgtctgcagagaaaagcatcaatctgttccactgtctgaatgaactgaatgatcgttctctagtggaggagatccaacagtctctgaggtcaggaagtctctccacagatgaaatgtctcctgctcagtggtcagctctgggtttcatcttGGTGTCCTCAGGAGAAGATTTGGATGTGTTTGatctgaagaaatactctgtttcagaggaggttcttctgagactgctgccagtggttaaagcctccaacaaagctcaGTAAGAATGCAAAttgttactgtatttatttttgatagtGAGAAATCTGCTAATTGAGTTGTAGTggtaaatatagatttttttgctTCAATTCTTTTATAATTAACCAGTTaacaacaaaaggcaacataaaGATGAGTAAAATAAGGCAGTTCCATCAGTCTTTCCAAGGAGAACATTGGTTTTTGATTAATTACTTAATGACAAATTTTCTCTCtatctcctcagactgagtggctgtaacctttcagagagaagctgtgaagctctgtcctcagttctcagctcccagtcctccagtctcagagaactggacctgagtaacaacaacctgaaggattcaggagtgaagcttttatctgctggacagaagagtccaaactgcaaacTAGAAACTCTCAGGTACAGTGTTCTCAGTTTCTGTTCATTATCAGCTATTAAAGATTATATCAATGTTATTTCCAATAGGAATAATTAAATTTCCTATGAAAATGCAGTGTGACTGTTAAAGCTGAttgttttctgtgaaatttGCTAAAGTATTTTAAGTCAACTGCAGAAAACTTGCAGACATGTAATAAGCACAAGCAgtaaaaaatagcaaaacagattcaaaatcttttgtttctgcagcttgTCAGGCTGCCTgatctcagaggaaggctgtgcttctctggcctctgctctgacctccaacccctcccatctgaaagagttggacctgagctacaatcatccaggagactcaggagtgaagctgctgtcagctggactgaaggatccacagtGGAAACTGGacgctctcaggtatggaggaa
The Xiphophorus hellerii strain 12219 chromosome 22, Xiphophorus_hellerii-4.1, whole genome shotgun sequence genome window above contains:
- the LOC116713809 gene encoding NLR family CARD domain-containing protein 3-like, translating into IQQHGSGVSSKRRETFPLNHFCVGDEDESQSKGQSLKPEPSCVSFKSDGSKEDFINFKSPGPPPSERVDLQSSEVPSQQHQTQLDSIFMLLEDKIVVFVKNELKKIKNVLIQDDPESQIDEEEEVEGEDDEQRKSSREAVIEITLNFLRMMKQEELADRLQRKTIPAPCQLKSSLQKKFQCVFEGIAKAGSPTLLNQIYTELYITEGGTGEVNDEHEIRQIETASRKPHRAETTIRQEDIFKVPPGRDQPIRTVMTKGVAGIGKTVLTQKFTLDWAEDKAHQNIQFIFPFTFRELNVLKEKKFSLVEFVHHFFTETKEICSFENFQVLFIFDGLDESRLPLDFHNKEILTDVTESTSVDVLLTNLIRGKLLPSALLWITTRPAAANQIPSEYVGMVTEIRGFSDPQKEEYFKKRFRDEEQASRIISHMKTSRSLHIMCHIPIFCWITSTVLEDVLESSEGGELPNTLTEMYIHFLVVQTKLKKVKYDEGAETDPHWSPESRKMIESLGKLAFDQLQKGNLIFYESDLAECGIDIRTASVYSGVFTQIFKEERGMYQDKVFCFVHLSVQEFLAALHVHLTFNNSGVNLMEETQTSTISLKFKILETKSLHQRAVDQALQSPNGHLDLFLRFLLGLSLQTNQRLLQGLLTQAGSSSQTNQETVQYIKEKISENVSAEKSINLFHCLNELNDRSLVEEIQQSLRSGSLSTDEMSPAQWSALGFILVSSGEDLDVFDLKKYSVSEEVLLRLLPVVKASNKAQLSGCNLSERSCEALSSVLSSQSSSLRELDLSNNNLKDSGVKLLSAGQKSPNCKLETLSLSGCLISEEGCASLASALTSNPSHLKELDLSYNHPGDSGVKLLSAGLKDPQWKLDALRVEPAGVQWLTPGLRKYSCELTIDTNTVNNSLKLSEDNREVTRLKEFQSYPDHPDRFDPAQLLCRTGLTGRCYWEVEWRGNVDISVSYRRIKRKRDCWFGWNDQSWCLRCFKGGYTACHNNNSTNIPPSSSSISNRVAVYLDWPAGILSFYSVSSDSLTHLHTFNTTFTEPLYPGFWFRVYSSVFLC